The DNA segment CGATCCGGGCCCGCACTGGTGAACTGCTCGACAGCCTGCCGCGGGGCGAGGTGTTTGATTGGGTCGACCGGGTCTCGATCGAGCTCACCACCGGGATGCTGGCGCTTTTGTTCGGCTTCCCGTGGGAAGACCGCCGTTTGCTGACCTTCTGGTCCGACTGGGCCGGCGATACAGAGATCGCGCTGGTCCCGGGCCTCGACCAGGAGCGCCGCGCGGTGCTGCACGAGATGGCGGCTTATTTTCAGATGCTGTGGATGGAGCGCGCGCAAAACCCCGGCGGCGACGATCTTATCTCCATGATGCTGCAATCCGAAGCCATGAACCAGATGGAACCGCAGGAATTCATGGGCAACCTGGTGCTGCTGATCGTGGGCGGGAACGACACCACGCGCAACACCATGAGCGGCATCATCCACGCGCTCGACAAGTTTCCGGATCAGCGGAAACTGTTCGAGGAGGATGCGGGGCTGATCCCAAATGCAGTGCAGGAGTGCCTTCGCTACCAGACCCCGCTCGCCCATATGGCGCGCACCGCGACCGAGGATACCGAACTGTTCGGCCAGACGATCCGCAAGGGGGAGCGGCTGGTGCTGTGGTATCTCTCCGCCAATCGCGACGAGGAGGTTTTTGCCGACCCCGACCGGCTCGACATCCGGCGCGAGAATGCGCGCCGGCATCTCTCCTTCGGCTACGGCATTCATCGCTGTGTCGGCGCACGGCTCGCCGAATTGCAGCTGCGCGTTTTGCTGGAGGAGATGCACGCACGCCGGATGCGGGTGCATGTGGCGGGCGATGTGGAGCGCGTGCGCGCCAACTTCGTGCACGGCTTCCGCAAGCTGGAAGTCGAGGTGACGCGGTTCTGATGCGTTCGGACCCGGTTCAGCGCGGTTCGTGCAGATTGGCAGGATGACGATACCGCCCGACCGCCGCAGCTTTCTCTCCATCCTCGGCATTGGCAGCGTCAGCGCTGCCCTCGCCGCCTGCTCGGGCAGCCCGGCGCAGGCGAAGAGCTTCCCCGTGGCCCGCAGCGAGGCCGAATGGAGAAAGAGGCTGACTCCGCAGCAATTCGCTGTCCTGCGCCAGGAGGCGACCGAGCGCCCCTATTCGAGCCCGCTCAATGGCGAGAAGCGCAAAGGCGTCTTCACCTGCGCGGGCTGCGGCAATGCGCTCTATGCGAGCCGGACCAAATTCGACAGCGGCACCGGCTGGCCGAGCTTCTGGGATGCGCTGCCCGGGGCCGTCGCTACCAAGACCGATCGCAAGCTCCTTTACGCCCGCACCGAAGTCCACTGCGCCGATTGCGGCGGGCATCTGGGCCACATCTTCGACGACGGCCCCAAGCCTACCGGCAAACGGCATTGCATCAACGGGGTGGCGCTAGCGTTCCGTCCGGCGTGATCCGCCACAGCAGCAGACCGGACTCGCGCGGCAGCGGGA comes from the Qipengyuania sediminis genome and includes:
- a CDS encoding cytochrome P450, with translation MATLAADKPQFRTSPRAYDALVRHLADHPEVQWQHTERYDVSRSDIYVEDRWQPIFAEMRSKGPLHHVQESPFGPYWNVVSHKAVAHVEALPELFSSSWEYGGITIIPRPSDERLQELGRERFELPMFIAMDRPKHTGQRRTVAPKFTPSAMADMEGAIRARTGELLDSLPRGEVFDWVDRVSIELTTGMLALLFGFPWEDRRLLTFWSDWAGDTEIALVPGLDQERRAVLHEMAAYFQMLWMERAQNPGGDDLISMMLQSEAMNQMEPQEFMGNLVLLIVGGNDTTRNTMSGIIHALDKFPDQRKLFEEDAGLIPNAVQECLRYQTPLAHMARTATEDTELFGQTIRKGERLVLWYLSANRDEEVFADPDRLDIRRENARRHLSFGYGIHRCVGARLAELQLRVLLEEMHARRMRVHVAGDVERVRANFVHGFRKLEVEVTRF
- the msrB gene encoding peptide-methionine (R)-S-oxide reductase MsrB, coding for MTIPPDRRSFLSILGIGSVSAALAACSGSPAQAKSFPVARSEAEWRKRLTPQQFAVLRQEATERPYSSPLNGEKRKGVFTCAGCGNALYASRTKFDSGTGWPSFWDALPGAVATKTDRKLLYARTEVHCADCGGHLGHIFDDGPKPTGKRHCINGVALAFRPA